From a single Lolium rigidum isolate FL_2022 chromosome 7, APGP_CSIRO_Lrig_0.1, whole genome shotgun sequence genomic region:
- the LOC124674574 gene encoding LRR receptor-like serine/threonine-protein kinase FLS2, with protein sequence MALLAPAPAAAAGVAGASVRAVHLEALLAFKKGVTDDPLGALSDWTVGAGGVPRHCNWTGIACDGAGRVTSIQLLETGLRGTLTPFLANISTLQVLDLTSNAFAGPIPPQLGRLGQLEGLILTVNGFTGGIPPELGDLGSLQLLDLSNNSLSGEIPSRLCNCSAMWALGLEFNNLTGEIPSCIGDLSNLEIFQTYVNKLHGELPPSFAKLTKLKTLDLSGNNLSGPLPPEIGEFSHLWIVQLFQNSFSGEIPPGLGRCKNLTLLNMYSNRFTGAIPSELGELANLKVLRLYDNALSSTIPSSLGRCKSLVALQLSQNKLTGSIPPELGELRSLQSLMLHANQLTGTIPPSLTSLVNLTYLSLSLNNLSGPLPENIGSLRNLQKLIVGDNSLSGPIPASIANCTLLTNASLAYNEFSGHLPAGLGRLQGLAFLSVGANSLARDIPEDLFDCGSLRTLDLAENRFTGGLSRRVGELGELRYLHLRGNALSGTIPAEIGNLTHLIDLKLGRNRFVGRVPANISNLVPSLQVLDLTQNRLDGVLPDELFELRQLTTLEVASNRFTGPIPAAVSNLRSLSLLDLSNNMLNGTFPVGLGGHDQLLTLDLSHNRLSGAIPGAMIANMSTLQIYLNLSNNAFTGPIPQEIGGLTMVQAIDLSNNQLSGGIPAALEGCKNLYSLDLSANNLTGALPDGLFPQLDLLTSLNVSHNGLDGEIHPDIEALKHLRKLDMSSNAFDGAIPPALANLTNLRDLNLSSNRLEGAVPNSGVFRNLGMSSLQGNVGLCGWKLLAPCHGGAAGKRWFSRTGVTILVALLVLALLMLLLLVAILIVGYRRYKKKRVGSDGSDHLSQTFVVPELRRFTCGELAAATSSFDEGNVIGSSSLSTVYKGVLVEPEGTVVAVKRLNLKQFPALSDKSFHRELATLSRLKHKNLARVVGYAWESGRMKALVLEYMDNGDLDGAIHGPDAPRWTVVERLRVCISVAHGLVYLHSGYGFPIVHCDVKPSNVLLDGDWEARVSDFGTARMQGVHLTDAAAPESAASSSAFRGTVGYMAPELAYTRNVTPKADVFSFGILIMELFTKRRPTGKIEEDGVPMTLQQLVGNTLSRGLEDVASVLDPGMKVGTEADLSAAADALSLAAWCAAFEPADRPDMNGVLSGLLKISRVCGGD encoded by the exons CCCCATCCCGCCGCAGCTCGGCCGGCTCGGCCAGCTCGAGGGGCTCATCCTCACCGTGAACGGCTTCACCGGCGGCATCCCGCCGGAGCTCGGCGACCTGGGCAGCCTGCAGCTGCTGGACCTCTCCAACAACTCCCTCAGCGGCGAAATCCCCAGCCGCCTCTGCAACTGCTCCGCGATGTGGGCGCTCGGCCTCGAGTTCAACAATCTCACCGGCGAAATCCCTTCCTGCATCGGCGACCTCTCCAACCTCGAGATATTCCAGACGTACGTGAACAAGCTCCACGGCGAGCTGCCGCCGTCGTTCGCGAAGCTCACGAAACTCAAGACGCTGGACCTCAGCGGGAATAACTTGTCCGGCCCGCTTCCGCCGGAGATTGGGGAATTCTCGCACCTCTGGATCGTCCAGCTGTTCCAGAACAGCTTCTCCGGCGAAATACCGCCGGGGCTCGGCCGGTGCAAGAACCTGACGCTGCTCAACATGTACAGCAACCGGTTCACGGGCGCGATCCCTAGCGAGCTGGGCGAGCTCGCGAACCTGAAGGTGCTGCGCCTGTACGACAACGCGCTCTCGTCGACGATCCCGAGCTCACTCGGGCGGTGCAAGTCTCTGGTAGCGCTCCAGCTCTCGCAGAACAAATTGACCGGCTCAATCCCGCCGGAGCTCGGTGAGCTCCGGTCGCTCCAATCACTCATGCTCCACGCCAACCAGCTCACCGGGACGATTCCGCCTTCTCTGACGAGCCTTGTCAACCTGACGTACCTGTCGCTCAGCCTCAACAACCTGTCCGGCCCGCTGCCGGAGAACATCGGGTCGCTCCGGAATCTCCAGAAGCTCATCGTCGGAGATAACTCGCTCTCCGGCCCGATTCCGGCGAGCATCGCCAACTGCACGTTGCTCACCAACGCCAGTTTGGCGTACAACGAGTTCTCGGGACACTTGCCTGCTGGACTTGGCCGGTTACAGGGCCTTGCATTCTTGTCGGTGGGCGCCAACTCGCTGGCCAGAGACATACCGGAGGACCTGTTTGACTGTGGCAGCCTGCGCACGCTGGACCTGGCAGAGAACAGATTTACCGGCGGACTGAGCCGtcgcgtcggcgagcttggcgagctcAGATATCTGCACCTGCGAGGGAACGCTCTTTCGGGAACGATACCGGCAGAGATCGGCAACCTGACGCACCTCATCGACCTGAAGCTCGGGAGGAACCGGTTCGTCGGCCGCGTCCCGGCGAATATCTCCAACCTGGTGCCCTCCCTTCAGGTGCTCGACCTGACGCAGAACCGCCTAGACGGCGTTTTGCCGGACGAGCTCTTTGAGCTCCGGCAGCTCACCACACTCGAAGTTGCGTCGAACAGGTTCACCGGCCCGATTCCCGCCGCGGTGTCCAACCTCCGCTCGCTCTCCCTCCTCGACCTGTCGAACAACATGCTGAACGGCACATTCCCGGTTGGGCTCGGTGGCCACGACCAGCTGCTCACGCTTGACCTCTCCCACAACCGCCTCTCCGGCGCGATCCCTGGCGCGATGATCGCTAATATGAGCACCCTTCAGATATACCTGAACCTGTCGAACAACGCGTTCACGGGCCCGATCCCGCAGGAGATCGGCGGCCTCACAATGGTCCAAGCCATCGACCTGTCGAACAACCAGCTCTCCGGTGGCATCCCGGCGGCACTTGAGGGCTGCAAGAATCTGTACTCGCTCGACCTCTCCGCCAACAATCTGACCGGCGCCCTCCCGGACGGCCTCTTCCCGCAGCTGGATCTCCTTACGAGCCTCAACGTCTCCCACAACGGCCTCGACGGAGAGATCCACCCCGACATCGAAGCGCTGAAGCATCTACGAAAGCTGGACATGTCGAGCAACGCGTTCGACGGGGCCATACCACCGGCGCTGGCAAACCTGACGAACCTGAGGGATCTTAACCTCTCGTCAAACCGCCTCGAGGGGGCCGTGCCGAACTCCGGCGTGTTCAGGAACCTGGGCATGTCGAGCCTGCAGGGAAATGTCGGCCTCTGCGGGTGGAAGCTTCTCGCACCCTGCCACGGAGGCGCCGCGGGGAAGCGGTGGTTCTCAAGAACAGGGGTGACGATACTCGTCGCGCTTCTGGTGCTAGCCTTGCTGATGCTACTTTTACTCGTGGCGATTCTAATTGTTGGCTACCGGAGGTACAAGAAGAAGAGGGTCGGGTCAGATGGCTCCGACCATCTCTCACAGACCTTCGTCGTGCCGGAGCTGAGGAGGTTCACGTGCGGCGAACTGGCCGCAGCCACCAGCTCGTTCGACGAAGGTAACGTGATCGGGAGCAGTAGCCTGAGCACGGTCTACAAGGGCGTGCTCGTCGAGCCCGAGGGCACGGTCGTCGCCGTGAAGCGGCTCAACCTGAAGCAGTTCCCGGCCTTGTCCGACAAGAGCTTCCATAGGGAGCTCGCGACGCTGAGCCGCCTGAAGCACAAGAACCTGGCACGGGTGGTCGGGTACGCGTGGGAGTCCGGCAGGATGAAGGCCCTGGTGCTCGAGTACATGGACAACGGCGACCTGGACGGCGCGATCCACGGCCCGGACGCGCCGCGGTGGACGGTGGTGGAGCGGCTGCGCGTGTGCATCTCCGTGGCGCACGGGCTCGTGTACCTGCACTCCGGCTATGGATTCCCCATCGTGCACTGCGACGTCAAGCCGTCGAACGTTCTCCTCGACGGCGACTGGGAGGCGCGCGTCAGCGACTTCGGCACCGCACGGATGCAGGGCGTCCACCTGACAGACGCGGCGGCGCCCGAGTCggcggcctcgtcgtcggcgttcCGCGGCACCGTCGGATACATGGCACCAG AGCTGGCGTACACGAGGAACGTAACGCCAAAGGCAGACGTGTTCAGCTTCGGGATCCTGATCATGGAGCTGTTCACCAAGCGGAGGCCGACGGGGAAGATAGAGGAGGACGGCGTGCCGATGACGCTGCAGCAGCTCGTCGGCAACACGCTGTCGAGGGGCCTCGAGGACGTCGCCAGCGTCCTGGACCCTGGCATGAAGGTGGGCACCGAGGCCGACCTGTCCGCCGCTGCCGACGCGCTGAGCCTGGCAGCGTGGTGCGCCGCGTTTGAGCCCGCCGACCGGCCCGACATGAATGGTGTGCTCTCGGGGCTGCTCAAGATAAGCAGAGTGTGTGGAGGAGACTAA